The Geitlerinema sp. PCC 9228 genome has a segment encoding these proteins:
- a CDS encoding RNA-guided endonuclease TnpB family protein yields the protein MESWWEICRQVGNDGLRERQDGVKSRKSPVNACRLGGEYIIPADAPRPTYASQCQAFSCAQKDHPQLKIPQSQVWQQALKPLETVWVAMYRRGFGFPRFRKKGRFRSFVFPQVKEPCIEGNQIDLPKIGKLRFFKSRALPESFVVKQVRVLKRASGYYIILSLPADVEVPQPPMSEHAIGLDMGKMSYLAPSEGELIDNPQLFVKASGKLKSLRQKLKRKQKSSRRWHLIQHPIAKLYEHVTKSRKDFFLKWAHHLCHQADRIFAEALNLKALGRSQLGKFCLDAAWGEFLCFGVAQHKSILSWVGFKRSKYFAKKDSFLLPLRRSNPSRRSSSTSGLESRYRSRYRKYVPHRAEKSSLRVPVARDGLAHSESI from the coding sequence ATGGAGTCGTGGTGGGAAATCTGTCGGCAAGTTGGCAATGATGGGCTGAGAGAACGCCAAGATGGGGTCAAATCCCGAAAATCGCCTGTCAACGCCTGTCGTCTGGGAGGCGAGTACATCATTCCTGCCGATGCCCCTCGCCCTACCTATGCCAGTCAGTGCCAGGCCTTCAGCTGCGCCCAGAAAGACCATCCCCAACTAAAAATCCCCCAATCGCAAGTCTGGCAGCAAGCGCTCAAACCCTTGGAGACCGTATGGGTGGCCATGTATCGACGAGGATTTGGTTTTCCTCGCTTTAGGAAAAAAGGGCGATTTCGCTCCTTTGTTTTCCCCCAAGTGAAGGAACCCTGTATCGAAGGGAATCAAATCGACCTTCCGAAAATCGGGAAACTACGGTTTTTCAAGTCTCGCGCCCTTCCCGAGAGCTTCGTGGTTAAGCAAGTACGAGTCCTGAAAAGAGCGAGTGGGTACTATATCATTTTATCCCTGCCAGCGGATGTCGAAGTTCCCCAACCACCTATGAGTGAGCATGCCATTGGATTGGATATGGGTAAGATGAGCTATTTGGCACCCAGCGAGGGTGAATTAATTGACAACCCACAATTGTTCGTGAAGGCTTCCGGCAAGCTAAAATCACTGCGACAAAAGCTCAAACGAAAGCAAAAGAGTTCCAGACGTTGGCACTTGATTCAACATCCCATCGCCAAATTGTACGAACATGTAACCAAATCTCGAAAAGACTTTTTCTTAAAGTGGGCTCACCATTTGTGCCACCAAGCTGACAGGATTTTTGCCGAGGCATTGAATTTAAAAGCTCTTGGGCGAAGTCAGCTAGGCAAATTTTGTCTCGATGCGGCTTGGGGCGAGTTTCTATGCTTCGGCGTAGCTCAGCACAAGTCCATTTTGTCTTGGGTTGGTTTCAAGCGTAGCAAATACTTTGCCAAAAAGGACTCATTTTTGCTCCCACTGCGGCGATCGAACCCATCGAGACGTAGCAGCAGCACAAGTGGTCTGGAATCGAGGTATCGATCGAGGTATCGCAAGTACGTCCCCCACAGGGCGGAAAAAAGCTCGTTGAGGGTTCCTGTCGCCAGGGATGGACTAGCTCATAGCGAATCCATCTAG